One Peromyscus leucopus breed LL Stock chromosome 4, UCI_PerLeu_2.1, whole genome shotgun sequence genomic region harbors:
- the Dnajc5 gene encoding dnaJ homolog subfamily C member 5, translating to MADQRQRSLSTSGESLYHVLGLDKNATSDDIKKSYRKLALKYHPDKNPDNPEAADKFKEINNAHAILTDATKRNIYDKYGSLGLYVAEQFGEENVNTYFVLSSWWAKALFVVCGLLTCCYCCCCLCCCFNCCCGKCKPKAPEGEETEFYVSPEDLEAQLQSDEREATDTPIVIQPASATETTQLTADSHPSYHTDGFN from the exons ATGGCTGACCAGAGGCAGCGCTCACTCTCTACCTCCGGGGAATCATTATATCATGTTCTTGGGCTGGACAAGAATGCAACCTCGGATGACATTAAAAAGTCCTATCG GAAGCTGGCCCTGAAATATCACCCTGACAAGAACCCTGATAACCCAGAAGCTGCAGACAAGTTTAAGGAGATTAACAACGCCCACGCCATCCTGACAGATGCCACGAAAAGAAACATTTATGACAAGTACGGCTCGTTGGGGCTCTATGTGGCCgagcaatttggggaggagaaCGTCAACACCTACTTCGTACTCTCCAGCTGGTGGGCCAAG GCCCTGTTCGTTGTCTGTGGCCTCCTCacctgctgctactgctgctgctgtttgtgcTGTTGCTTTAACTGCTGCTGTGGGAAGTGCAAGCCCAAGGCACCTGAGGGTGAAGAGACGGAATTCTACGTATCGCCTGAAGACCTGGAGGCACAGCTACAGTCTGATGAGAGGG AGGCTACAGACACACCGATCGTCATACAGCCAGCATCCGCCACAGAAACCACCCAGCTGACGGCTGACTCCCACCCCAGCTACCACACCGACGGGTTCAACTAA